A DNA window from Massilia putida contains the following coding sequences:
- a CDS encoding cyclase family protein: MPRHFIDLSIYLENEVLSDPPPLAPKITYQKHQDTLHEFMAMIPGTTPADYPDGEAAAAEWVTMTTHSGTHLDAPYHFHSTMDAKTGEKKRSITIDEVPLEWCFQPGVKLDFRHFPDGYVATAADVEAELKRIGHDLQPLDIVMVNTRAGSRYGHNDYVSAGCGMGYEATMYLLERGVRLTGTDAWSWDAPFSYTAKKIAETGDVSLIWEGHKAGRDIGYCHLEKLHNLEALPGHGFYVSCFPHKVRAGSAGWTRAVAIVDDALLALPRR, translated from the coding sequence ATGCCCCGCCACTTCATCGACTTGTCGATCTATCTGGAAAACGAAGTCCTGTCCGATCCGCCGCCGCTGGCGCCGAAGATCACGTACCAGAAGCATCAGGACACGCTGCACGAATTCATGGCCATGATCCCCGGTACCACGCCTGCGGACTATCCGGACGGCGAAGCGGCGGCCGCGGAATGGGTCACGATGACGACGCACAGCGGCACGCACCTGGACGCCCCGTACCACTTCCACTCGACGATGGACGCGAAGACGGGGGAGAAGAAGCGCTCGATCACCATCGACGAAGTGCCGCTCGAGTGGTGTTTCCAGCCCGGCGTGAAGCTGGATTTCCGTCACTTCCCGGACGGCTACGTCGCCACCGCGGCCGACGTGGAAGCGGAACTGAAGCGCATCGGCCACGACCTGCAGCCGCTGGACATCGTCATGGTCAACACCCGCGCCGGCAGTCGCTACGGCCACAACGATTACGTGTCGGCCGGCTGCGGCATGGGCTACGAAGCGACGATGTATCTGCTGGAGCGGGGCGTGCGCCTGACCGGGACGGACGCGTGGAGCTGGGACGCGCCGTTCTCGTACACGGCGAAGAAGATCGCCGAGACGGGCGATGTGTCGCTGATCTGGGAAGGGCACAAGGCCGGCCGCGACATCGGCTACTGCCACCTGGAGAAGCTGCACAACCTGGAAGCGCTGCCGGGGCACGGTTTTTATGTTTCCTGCTTCCCGCACAAGGTGCGCGCGGGATCGGCCGGCTGGACACGCGCCGTGGCTATCGTCGACGACGCCCTGCTCGCGTTGCCGCGCCGCTGA
- a CDS encoding FAD-dependent oxidoreductase — protein sequence MAAPVNKVLIIGGGFSGMAAAIELRKRDVDVDLVEIDPGWRSYGAGISLGGATMRALVQLGVIHAFLAEGAASDGVEIHIPTGQKVAELPTPRLAGPDIPGNGAIMRPALARILADATRASGANVRLGCTFTKIEQDGAGVDVTFTDGTTGRYDLVIGADGLYSKVRETVFPDAPRPAYSGQGVWRAVLPRPVDVNGTMMWLGPKIKPGLNPVSKDAMYLFVTEDRATNDFIDPSEFLARVKALLAPFPDPRLQRVRDQLNDDSQIIYRPLESLLMPSPWYKGRVVLIGDTVHATTPHMASGACIGIEDALVLADELARAGSIDQALDRYLARRWERCRLVVQNSGRLGEIEIAGGDKEEHARIMRATLAALAAPI from the coding sequence ATGGCAGCGCCAGTCAACAAAGTTCTGATCATCGGCGGCGGTTTTTCCGGCATGGCCGCCGCCATCGAATTGCGCAAGCGGGACGTCGACGTCGACCTGGTCGAGATCGATCCGGGCTGGCGTTCCTACGGCGCCGGCATCAGCCTGGGCGGCGCGACGATGCGCGCGCTCGTGCAACTGGGCGTGATCCATGCCTTTTTGGCCGAGGGCGCGGCGTCGGACGGGGTCGAGATCCACATCCCGACGGGGCAGAAGGTCGCCGAGCTGCCGACGCCCCGCCTGGCGGGTCCCGACATTCCGGGCAACGGCGCCATCATGCGGCCCGCGCTGGCGCGCATCCTGGCCGATGCCACCCGCGCGTCCGGCGCCAACGTGCGCCTGGGCTGCACGTTCACGAAGATCGAGCAGGACGGCGCAGGCGTCGACGTGACGTTCACCGACGGCACCACGGGCCGCTACGACCTCGTGATCGGCGCCGACGGCCTCTACTCGAAAGTGCGCGAGACCGTGTTCCCGGACGCGCCCAGGCCCGCCTACAGCGGCCAGGGCGTCTGGCGCGCCGTGCTGCCGCGGCCTGTCGACGTGAACGGCACGATGATGTGGCTCGGACCGAAGATCAAGCCGGGTCTGAATCCGGTGTCGAAGGACGCCATGTATTTGTTCGTGACGGAAGACCGCGCGACGAACGATTTCATCGACCCGTCAGAATTCCTGGCGCGCGTAAAAGCGCTGCTGGCGCCGTTCCCCGACCCCCGGCTGCAGCGCGTGCGCGACCAGCTGAACGACGATTCGCAGATCATCTACCGCCCGCTGGAAAGCCTCTTGATGCCGAGCCCCTGGTACAAGGGCCGCGTCGTGCTGATCGGCGATACCGTGCACGCGACGACGCCGCACATGGCGTCCGGTGCCTGCATCGGCATCGAGGATGCGCTCGTGCTGGCCGACGAACTGGCGCGGGCCGGTAGCATCGACCAGGCGCTCGACCGCTACCTGGCGCGGCGCTGGGAACGTTGCCGCCTGGTCGTGCAGAATTCGGGCCGGCTGGGCGAGATCGAGATCGCCGGCGGCGACAAGGAAGAACATGCCCGCATCATGCGCGCGACGCTGGCCGCGCTCGCGGCACCCATCTGA
- a CDS encoding VOC family protein yields MNIIGPDALVFGVDDVAACTQYLTDYGLTPVGEGRFEALDGTAIVVKHKDDTSLPAGLGTASMLRKTVYGVADAQALSAIAVELGRDRDVHTLADGSLETTDDMGFVLGFQVTVRRPLDLPAEAVNAPGAYNRPINHTAVDENAPALPRTLSHVVYFVPDAAKAEAFYVERLGFACTDRLLGAGPFLKPAGTPDHHTLFLIQTPPFMKGCEHFTFHLGGPTEVLQAGTRFVNKGYQSFWGPGRHKMGSNWFWYFNSPLGCHVEYDADMDLHDTSWMARAVPMSADASQLFLFQQRDKWAPGGPPPGAAGAGERH; encoded by the coding sequence ATGAATATCATCGGACCCGACGCGCTGGTCTTCGGCGTCGACGACGTCGCGGCGTGCACGCAATACCTGACCGACTACGGCCTCACCCCGGTGGGCGAAGGGCGCTTCGAGGCGCTCGACGGCACGGCGATCGTCGTGAAGCACAAGGACGACACGTCGCTGCCCGCGGGGCTCGGCACGGCCAGTATGCTGCGCAAGACGGTCTACGGCGTGGCCGACGCGCAGGCGCTGTCCGCCATCGCGGTGGAACTGGGCCGCGACCGCGACGTGCACACGCTGGCCGACGGCAGCCTCGAAACCACGGACGATATGGGCTTCGTGCTCGGCTTCCAGGTGACGGTGCGCCGTCCGCTGGACCTGCCGGCGGAAGCCGTGAATGCGCCCGGTGCCTACAACCGTCCCATCAACCACACGGCCGTCGACGAGAACGCGCCCGCGCTGCCGCGCACCCTGTCGCACGTCGTCTACTTCGTGCCGGACGCAGCCAAGGCCGAAGCGTTCTATGTCGAACGCCTGGGCTTCGCATGCACCGACCGCCTGCTGGGCGCGGGGCCGTTCCTGAAGCCGGCCGGCACACCCGATCACCACACGCTGTTCCTGATCCAGACGCCGCCGTTCATGAAAGGCTGCGAACACTTCACGTTCCACCTGGGCGGGCCGACGGAAGTCCTGCAGGCGGGCACGCGCTTCGTGAACAAGGGCTACCAGTCGTTCTGGGGGCCGGGCCGTCACAAGATGGGTTCGAACTGGTTCTGGTACTTCAACAGCCCACTCGGTTGCCACGTCGAGTACGACGCCGACATGGACTTGCACGACACATCGTGGATGGCGCGCGCCGTGCCGATGAGCGCCGATGCCTCGCAGCTGTTCCTGTTCCAGCAGAGAGATAAATGGGCGCCGGGAGGACCGCCGCCCGGTGCGGCCGGTGCCGGCGAAAGGCATTGA